A genome region from Brachymonas denitrificans includes the following:
- the rseP gene encoding RIP metalloprotease RseP produces the protein MITLLAFLVALGLLITIHEYGHYRVARACDVKVLKFSVGFGKPLWSWTSPRSGTEYAVAALPLGGFVRMLDEREAPVPADQRHLAFNTQSVWKRIAIVAAGPLANLLLAVLIYSGLAWYGMSEVSPVIAQPAVGSLADKAGLRSGDRIVSLRWLDDEAQEVQPVRSLGTLQWELTQAALQGRDVELQASQGSDSIRTHVLAMQQAGLSDVDAGTLERIGIAAPFMPPLVGEMVPGEPAERAGLQVGDRVLRVDGKPVEDAAELRRLVRAETGGKRQLWQVSRNGELLEIAVAPQAVQQEGVSVGRIGAFLGAPPEMTTVRLGAVDGAKHGLQRTWDMAAFSLRMLGRMVVGEASLRNLSGPISIADYAGRSARAGLATYIAFLALISVSLGVLNLLPIPILDGGHLMYYLWEAATGRAVPDAFVQRLQQIGMAILIGLMGIALFNDLTRVLGT, from the coding sequence ATGATCACGCTGCTGGCCTTCCTCGTCGCGCTGGGGCTGCTCATCACCATCCATGAGTACGGCCATTACCGCGTGGCGCGTGCCTGTGACGTGAAGGTGCTCAAGTTTTCTGTCGGATTCGGCAAGCCGCTCTGGAGCTGGACCAGCCCGCGCAGCGGCACCGAGTACGCCGTGGCAGCACTGCCACTGGGCGGCTTCGTGCGCATGCTGGACGAGCGGGAGGCGCCCGTGCCGGCCGACCAGCGCCACCTCGCCTTCAATACCCAGTCTGTCTGGAAACGCATCGCCATCGTCGCGGCCGGCCCCCTGGCCAACCTGCTGCTGGCCGTGCTGATCTACTCGGGCCTGGCCTGGTATGGCATGAGCGAAGTCAGTCCGGTGATCGCGCAGCCTGCTGTGGGCAGCCTGGCCGACAAGGCCGGCCTGCGCAGCGGCGACCGCATCGTCTCCCTGCGCTGGCTCGATGACGAAGCACAGGAGGTGCAGCCCGTCCGTTCGCTCGGAACGCTGCAGTGGGAGCTGACGCAGGCCGCCTTGCAGGGACGCGATGTCGAATTGCAGGCCAGCCAGGGCAGTGATTCCATCCGCACGCATGTGCTGGCCATGCAGCAGGCCGGCCTGAGCGATGTGGATGCCGGGACGCTGGAGCGGATCGGCATAGCTGCCCCTTTCATGCCGCCTCTGGTCGGCGAGATGGTGCCGGGCGAACCGGCGGAGCGTGCCGGCCTGCAGGTCGGTGACCGCGTACTGCGTGTCGATGGCAAGCCGGTGGAGGATGCGGCCGAGCTGCGCCGTCTGGTTCGTGCCGAAACCGGCGGCAAGCGGCAGCTCTGGCAGGTGAGCCGCAACGGTGAACTGCTCGAGATTGCCGTTGCCCCGCAAGCCGTGCAGCAGGAAGGTGTCAGCGTGGGCCGTATCGGCGCCTTTCTGGGCGCGCCCCCCGAAATGACGACCGTGCGTCTGGGCGCCGTCGATGGTGCCAAGCACGGCCTGCAGCGCACCTGGGACATGGCGGCTTTCAGCCTGCGCATGCTGGGCCGCATGGTGGTGGGAGAAGCCTCGCTCAGGAATCTGAGTGGTCCGATCAGTATCGCCGACTATGCCGGCCGCTCGGCACGGGCGGGCCTGGCCACCTATATTGCGTTCCTCGCACTGATCAGCGTGAGTCTGGGCGTACTCAATTTGTTGCCAATCCCGATCTTGGACGGTGGTCACCTGATGTATTATTTGTGGGAAGCTGCTACGGGCCGGGCTGTGCCTGACGCGTTTGTGCAGCGCCTGCAGCAGATCGGAATGGCCATTCTGATCGGTCTCATGGGCATAGCCCTGTTCAATGATCTCACCCGCGTGCTGGGCACCTAG
- the bamA gene encoding outer membrane protein assembly factor BamA — MKRTSLPFRHTAIAAVVGLGFLANAAWAVTPFIVKDVKVEGLQRVDAGTVFASIPVKVGETYDDDKGSAAIRALYSLGLFSDVKVETRGGDVVVVVQERPTINEVTLTSFNAFDKKTVLAGLAGAGIGAGRPFDKAAEDLAVQELKRQYENKGFYGTEVVTTVTPIDRNRVNVNFTVHEGASSRIRSIRFVGNQAFSESTLRGQMEQDTGGWMSWYTKSNRYSQQRLNSDLEAVRSYYLNRGYLEFKVDSTQVALSPDKRDIDITVNVTEGPKYVVSGVSLAGNFLDKEDEFKSLVKVKPGEPYKVDDVAATVKAMTDRFGNYGFAFAKITPQPSIDRENQQVALVFAANPDQRAYVRRINVAGNTKTRDEVIRRELRQFESSWYDADKIKRSRDRVDRLGYFNEVTVDTTPVPGTSDQADLTVAVKERPTGSLQIGAGYSSTDKVSLSAGVSQDNIFGSGQSLSAEINTSKYNRSASITSVDPYFTTDGVSRTFNAFYSRAEPYASQGSGSYDYRIQQLGGNLAFGIPFTERDTVYFGGGFEQYKIQPGNASTIAVENKLTNEQWQFLAENTCNSGTFSTPLSDDDKKYIAANCKTSAYGVPLTIGWSRDSRDSSLAPTTGMYQRVSAAVSPFGDLKYALANYRFQYYYPLNKQFTLAFNTDLGYGKGLGNKEFPFFKNFYSGGLGSVRGFDQGSLGPKNKAWDGGVYSVGGNKTFNVNLEMITPFPGAGNEKTLRMFGFLDAGNVYSDRAGAYNPVYTSVDGETVDVNQYAKKVRVSAGAGIRWLSPMGPLSLAFGFPLKKYPGDKLQKVQFQIGATF; from the coding sequence ATGAAGCGAACCTCCCTGCCTTTCCGCCACACCGCCATTGCTGCCGTCGTGGGTCTGGGTTTCCTCGCCAATGCAGCGTGGGCTGTCACTCCCTTCATCGTGAAGGACGTCAAGGTCGAAGGCCTGCAGCGGGTCGATGCCGGCACCGTGTTTGCCTCCATTCCGGTCAAAGTGGGCGAGACCTACGACGATGACAAGGGCTCCGCTGCCATTCGCGCGCTGTACAGCCTCGGCCTGTTCAGCGATGTCAAGGTCGAGACGCGTGGTGGCGACGTGGTGGTGGTGGTGCAGGAGCGCCCGACCATCAACGAGGTGACGCTGACGTCCTTCAATGCCTTCGACAAGAAGACGGTGCTGGCCGGCCTGGCCGGAGCAGGCATTGGCGCCGGCCGTCCCTTCGACAAGGCGGCAGAAGACCTGGCCGTGCAGGAACTCAAGCGCCAGTACGAGAACAAGGGCTTCTACGGCACCGAGGTCGTGACCACCGTCACGCCCATCGACCGCAACCGTGTCAACGTTAACTTCACCGTGCATGAGGGCGCTTCCTCCCGCATCCGCAGCATCCGTTTCGTCGGCAACCAGGCCTTCAGCGAGTCCACGCTGCGTGGCCAGATGGAGCAGGATACCGGCGGCTGGATGTCCTGGTACACCAAGTCCAACCGATACTCCCAGCAGCGCCTCAACAGCGATCTGGAAGCCGTGCGCAGCTATTACCTGAACCGCGGCTACCTTGAATTCAAGGTGGATTCGACCCAGGTGGCCCTGTCTCCCGACAAGCGCGACATCGACATCACCGTCAACGTGACCGAAGGTCCCAAATATGTGGTGTCCGGTGTATCGCTGGCAGGCAATTTCCTGGACAAGGAAGACGAGTTCAAGTCGCTGGTCAAGGTCAAGCCGGGCGAGCCCTACAAGGTGGACGATGTGGCAGCAACGGTCAAGGCGATGACGGACCGCTTCGGCAACTACGGCTTCGCCTTTGCCAAGATCACGCCGCAGCCGTCCATCGACCGCGAGAACCAGCAGGTGGCGCTGGTGTTTGCCGCCAACCCCGACCAGCGCGCCTATGTGCGCCGCATCAACGTGGCTGGCAACACCAAGACGCGTGACGAGGTGATCCGCCGCGAACTGCGTCAGTTCGAGTCGTCCTGGTATGACGCCGACAAGATCAAGCGCTCGCGCGACCGCGTGGACCGCCTGGGCTACTTCAACGAAGTCACTGTGGACACCACTCCGGTGCCCGGTACTTCCGATCAGGCCGACCTGACGGTGGCGGTGAAGGAGCGCCCCACCGGCTCGCTGCAGATCGGTGCCGGCTACTCCTCGACGGACAAGGTGTCCCTGTCCGCCGGCGTGAGCCAGGACAACATCTTCGGCTCCGGCCAGTCGCTGTCTGCAGAGATCAACACCAGCAAGTACAACCGCTCGGCGTCCATCACATCGGTGGATCCGTATTTCACGACGGATGGCGTGTCGCGTACGTTCAATGCGTTCTACAGCCGCGCCGAGCCCTACGCTTCGCAGGGTAGCGGTTCCTATGACTACCGCATTCAGCAATTGGGCGGCAATCTGGCATTCGGGATTCCGTTTACCGAACGTGATACCGTGTATTTCGGCGGTGGCTTCGAGCAATACAAGATCCAGCCGGGCAATGCATCCACGATTGCCGTTGAAAACAAGTTGACCAATGAGCAATGGCAGTTCCTGGCAGAAAATACCTGCAACTCCGGAACGTTCAGCACGCCTTTGAGCGACGACGACAAGAAGTACATCGCTGCGAACTGCAAGACCAGCGCGTACGGGGTGCCCTTGACGATTGGCTGGTCGCGTGATTCCCGCGACAGCTCATTGGCGCCAACGACCGGCATGTACCAGCGAGTGAGTGCGGCTGTGAGCCCGTTCGGAGACCTCAAATATGCGCTGGCCAACTATCGCTTCCAGTACTATTACCCCTTGAACAAGCAGTTCACGCTCGCCTTCAATACGGACCTGGGCTATGGCAAGGGTCTGGGCAACAAGGAGTTCCCGTTCTTCAAGAACTTCTATTCCGGCGGTTTGGGCTCGGTGCGAGGTTTTGACCAAGGTTCTCTTGGCCCGAAAAACAAGGCTTGGGATGGAGGTGTTTATTCGGTCGGTGGCAACAAGACATTCAACGTGAACCTTGAAATGATCACCCCCTTCCCAGGTGCCGGTAATGAGAAAACGCTCCGGATGTTTGGCTTCCTGGACGCAGGCAATGTTTATTCCGATCGTGCGGGCGCTTACAATCCGGTCTATACCAGTGTGGACGGTGAAACCGTTGATGTGAACCAATATGCCAAAAAGGTGCGTGTATCGGCGGGGGCTGGCATTCGCTGGCTGTCGCCCATGGGTCCCTTGAGTCTGGCTTTCGGTTTCCCGCTCAAGAAGTACCCGGGTGATAAACTGCAGAAGGTTCAATTCCAGATTGGCGCTACGTTCTGA
- a CDS encoding OmpH family outer membrane protein, whose product MKSRFSPSALSAALLLSSAALFGCAAQAQVAAPAAEPVAVAGTRIGFVNTDRLFSETNAAQNAQNKLKQEFASREKQLLGMGESLQKAMNQFEKDAPRMSEAQRAERQRQLMTQDAEFQQKRREFQEDLNNRKNEELQQLLDRANRVVIQVAKAERYDVILQEAVYVDRRLDITDKVIAALNAGK is encoded by the coding sequence ATGAAGTCCCGTTTTTCTCCCTCCGCCCTGAGTGCAGCGCTGCTGCTGTCGTCGGCTGCGTTGTTTGGTTGCGCGGCTCAGGCACAGGTGGCAGCACCTGCTGCCGAGCCGGTCGCGGTGGCTGGCACCCGTATCGGTTTCGTCAATACGGATCGCCTGTTCAGCGAGACCAATGCGGCGCAAAATGCGCAGAACAAGCTCAAGCAGGAGTTTGCGAGCCGCGAAAAGCAGTTGCTGGGCATGGGTGAAAGCCTGCAGAAGGCCATGAACCAGTTCGAGAAGGACGCTCCCCGCATGTCCGAGGCGCAGCGTGCCGAGCGCCAGCGCCAGTTGATGACGCAGGATGCCGAATTCCAGCAGAAGCGCCGCGAGTTTCAGGAAGACCTGAACAACCGCAAGAACGAAGAGCTGCAGCAACTGCTGGATCGTGCCAACCGCGTGGTGATCCAGGTGGCCAAGGCCGAGCGTTACGATGTGATCCTGCAGGAGGCCGTCTATGTGGACCGTCGCCTGGATATTACGGACAAGGTCATTGCCGCCCTCAATGCCGGCAAGTAA
- the lpxD gene encoding UDP-3-O-(3-hydroxymyristoyl)glucosamine N-acyltransferase, with protein MVDVSVQEIVEAMQACGGELHGDGNIRVARIAALEHATADSISFLSNPRFADLLQTTPAACLIVAPAMLEAASKQGRACIVTDNPYAWYAQFTQWWKRRTRPAPEHHIHPSAVVHPEAQVHETAIIGPLCVVERGARVGAHSWLKSRVQLSEYCSVGERCIIHPGAVIGADGFGFAPVKGGGWTKIEQLGAVRIGNDVEIGANTCVDRGAIDDTVIEDGVKLDNLIQIAHNVHLGRNVAMAANAGIAGSTTVEEGVTIGGAANIMGHSRLVKGVNVSATTFVSRSILKPGTYSGHFPFDDNASWEKNAAVVRQLARLRERVRTLERQLSEQQQ; from the coding sequence ATGGTGGATGTGAGCGTACAGGAGATTGTCGAGGCCATGCAGGCCTGCGGCGGTGAATTGCACGGAGATGGCAACATCCGCGTGGCGCGCATTGCCGCACTGGAGCATGCCACGGCCGACAGCATCAGCTTCCTGAGCAATCCGCGCTTTGCTGATCTGCTGCAGACTACCCCGGCTGCCTGCCTGATCGTGGCACCGGCCATGCTGGAGGCGGCCAGCAAGCAGGGTCGCGCCTGCATCGTGACCGACAATCCCTATGCTTGGTATGCGCAGTTCACCCAGTGGTGGAAGCGACGTACCCGCCCCGCGCCGGAGCACCATATTCATCCGAGTGCGGTGGTGCACCCCGAGGCGCAGGTGCACGAAACCGCCATTATCGGTCCGCTCTGCGTGGTCGAGCGCGGCGCGCGCGTGGGTGCGCACAGCTGGCTGAAATCGCGCGTGCAGCTGAGTGAATACTGCAGCGTGGGCGAGCGCTGCATCATCCATCCGGGTGCCGTGATCGGTGCCGATGGCTTCGGCTTTGCGCCGGTCAAGGGTGGCGGCTGGACCAAGATCGAGCAACTTGGCGCCGTGCGCATCGGCAATGATGTGGAGATCGGCGCCAACACCTGCGTGGATCGCGGCGCGATCGACGATACCGTGATCGAGGACGGCGTGAAGCTCGACAACCTGATCCAGATCGCGCACAACGTGCATCTGGGCCGCAACGTGGCCATGGCCGCCAATGCCGGCATTGCGGGCAGTACCACGGTGGAGGAGGGCGTCACCATCGGCGGCGCCGCCAACATCATGGGGCACAGCCGGCTGGTCAAGGGCGTCAACGTGTCGGCCACCACCTTTGTCTCGCGCTCGATTCTCAAGCCCGGCACCTATTCGGGACACTTTCCCTTCGACGATAATGCGAGTTGGGAAAAGAATGCTGCGGTGGTTCGCCAGCTTGCCAGGCTGCGCGAGCGTGTCCGCACCCTAGAACGTCAACTTTCGGAACAACAACAATGA
- the fabZ gene encoding 3-hydroxyacyl-ACP dehydratase FabZ, which translates to MKSMDIHQVIKRLPHRYPFLLVDRVLELEDGKRIKALKNVTINEPFFVGHFPHRPVMPGVLMLEALAQTSALLSMIPEGDELAPDVVYYFVGIDNARFKRPVEPGDQLVMEATMERARAGIYKFHAKATVDGELVCEADLMCTIRKIES; encoded by the coding sequence ATGAAATCGATGGACATCCACCAGGTCATCAAGCGCCTGCCGCACCGCTATCCCTTCCTGCTGGTGGACCGGGTGCTCGAACTCGAGGATGGCAAGCGCATCAAGGCGCTGAAGAATGTCACCATCAACGAGCCATTCTTCGTGGGCCACTTCCCCCACCGTCCGGTGATGCCGGGCGTGCTGATGCTGGAGGCGCTGGCGCAGACGTCGGCGCTGCTGTCCATGATCCCCGAGGGCGATGAACTGGCACCGGATGTGGTGTACTACTTCGTCGGCATCGACAACGCGCGCTTCAAGCGTCCGGTGGAGCCGGGCGACCAATTGGTAATGGAAGCAACCATGGAGCGCGCACGCGCCGGCATCTACAAGTTCCACGCCAAGGCTACGGTCGATGGAGAGCTGGTGTGCGAGGCTGACCTGATGTGTACCATCCGCAAGATCGAGTCCTGA
- the lpxA gene encoding acyl-ACP--UDP-N-acetylglucosamine O-acyltransferase codes for MTLIHPTALIDPAAELAADVEVGPYAVIGPDVRIGRGSKIGAHCVIQGHTTIGEENTFFQFSSIGAAPQDKKYAGEPTRLEIGNRNTVREFCTFNTGTAQDSGCTRIGDDNWIMAYVHIAHDVQLGSQTILANNATLAGHVHVGDWVIIGGLSGVHQFVKIGAHAMVGFSSAISQDVPPFIMADGNPAAARGFNVEGLRRRGFGPQRIAAVKAMYRQIYRAGLTLEQALEALCGIEAEHPEATADVQLMRDFLAASRRGIVR; via the coding sequence ATGACCCTGATTCACCCTACCGCGCTGATCGATCCCGCGGCCGAGTTGGCTGCGGATGTCGAAGTGGGTCCCTATGCCGTGATCGGCCCCGATGTGCGCATCGGCCGTGGCAGCAAGATCGGTGCGCATTGCGTGATCCAGGGGCATACGACGATCGGGGAGGAAAATACCTTCTTCCAGTTCAGTTCCATCGGCGCCGCGCCACAGGACAAGAAGTACGCGGGCGAGCCGACCCGGCTGGAGATCGGCAACCGCAATACGGTGCGCGAATTCTGCACCTTCAATACCGGCACCGCGCAGGACAGCGGCTGCACGCGCATTGGCGATGACAACTGGATCATGGCCTATGTGCATATCGCGCACGATGTGCAGCTGGGCAGCCAGACCATTCTGGCGAACAACGCCACGCTGGCCGGACACGTGCATGTGGGTGACTGGGTGATCATCGGCGGCCTGTCGGGCGTGCACCAGTTCGTCAAGATCGGTGCGCATGCGATGGTGGGGTTTTCGTCGGCCATCAGCCAGGATGTGCCGCCCTTCATCATGGCCGATGGCAATCCGGCGGCGGCGCGTGGCTTCAACGTCGAAGGGCTGCGCCGTCGCGGCTTCGGCCCGCAGCGCATTGCGGCGGTCAAGGCCATGTACCGGCAGATCTACCGTGCGGGCCTGACGCTGGAACAGGCGCTGGAAGCCCTGTGCGGCATCGAGGCCGAACATCCCGAAGCGACTGCAGACGTGCAGCTGATGCGCGATTTCCTCGCTGCGTCGCGCCGCGGCATCGTGCGCTGA
- the lpxB gene encoding lipid-A-disaccharide synthase — MPKFFAANDGLQFAMVAGEASGDLLASLLLQGARQRWPHLQARGIGGAQMEAQGFVAQWPSEALAVHGYSFEVLRRVAGIWQIRNELRQQLLARKPDLFVGVDAPDFNLGLEEDLRSAGVRTVHFVSPSIWAWRPERVHKIRRAADHVLCIFPFEPDLLARHGISSTYVGHPLANTLPMEPDQAGARRALGLPEQGEVLALLPGSRGSEIQYLAPRFLDAAKLLQKQRPGLQCVLPAVPAQYQRVRQLVREQGMEGQLQVVKGQSHAVLAACDVTLIASGTATLEAALFKRPMVISYAMHPVSALLMRRKQLQPWVGLPNILCRDFVVPELLQDQATPRALAAAMSDWLDQPARVAAVRARFTELHHVLQRDTARLATDAIAQVLSR; from the coding sequence ATGCCGAAGTTTTTTGCTGCCAATGACGGCTTGCAGTTCGCCATGGTGGCGGGCGAGGCATCCGGCGATCTGCTGGCCAGCCTGCTGCTGCAGGGCGCACGCCAGCGCTGGCCCCATCTGCAGGCGCGCGGCATTGGCGGTGCCCAGATGGAGGCGCAGGGTTTTGTCGCCCAGTGGCCGAGCGAGGCGCTGGCGGTGCACGGCTACAGTTTCGAAGTGCTGCGCCGGGTGGCGGGCATCTGGCAGATCCGCAACGAGCTGCGCCAGCAGTTGCTGGCACGCAAGCCGGATCTGTTCGTCGGCGTGGATGCGCCCGATTTCAACCTCGGATTGGAAGAAGACCTGCGCAGCGCCGGAGTGCGCACGGTGCATTTCGTCTCCCCGTCCATCTGGGCCTGGCGGCCGGAGCGGGTACACAAGATCCGCCGCGCGGCCGACCATGTGCTGTGCATTTTCCCGTTCGAGCCGGATCTGCTGGCGCGGCACGGTATTTCCAGTACCTATGTGGGGCACCCGCTCGCCAATACACTGCCAATGGAGCCCGATCAGGCCGGTGCGCGGCGCGCGCTCGGCCTGCCGGAGCAGGGCGAGGTGCTGGCCTTGCTGCCAGGCAGCCGCGGCTCGGAAATCCAATATCTGGCACCACGCTTCCTGGATGCAGCGAAGCTGCTGCAGAAGCAGCGCCCAGGCCTGCAGTGCGTGCTGCCGGCCGTGCCTGCGCAGTACCAGCGCGTGCGCCAACTGGTGCGCGAGCAGGGCATGGAGGGCCAGCTGCAGGTGGTCAAGGGGCAGTCGCATGCGGTACTGGCAGCCTGTGATGTGACGCTGATTGCCAGCGGCACGGCCACGCTGGAAGCGGCGCTGTTCAAGCGCCCGATGGTGATTTCCTATGCCATGCATCCGGTGTCGGCACTGCTGATGCGGCGCAAGCAGTTGCAGCCCTGGGTGGGGCTGCCGAATATCCTGTGTCGGGATTTCGTCGTGCCCGAACTGCTGCAGGACCAGGCGACGCCACGCGCGCTGGCGGCTGCCATGAGCGACTGGCTGGACCAACCGGCCCGCGTGGCTGCCGTGCGCGCCCGATTTACCGAGTTGCACCACGTGCTGCAGCGTGATACTGCCAGACTGGCTACCGATGCGATCGCCCAGGTTCTCTCCCGCTGA
- the rnhB gene encoding ribonuclease HII, with protein sequence MRSPRFSPAEQGLLPWDAPDALVAGVDEAGRGPLAGPVVAAAVILDEQKPIKGLADSKQLTAARREKLYDAILANALCCSIGQASVEEIDQLNILQATMLAMRRAVEGLRLLPHKVLVDGNRIPELRVRAEAIVQGDATVAAISAASIVAKVTRDRWCCEIEQLYPGYGFERHKGYGTAEHLQALRTLGATPYHRRSFAPVAMVVREGVVLVAEQEVRA encoded by the coding sequence ATGCGATCGCCCAGGTTCTCTCCCGCTGAGCAGGGGCTGTTGCCCTGGGATGCTCCCGATGCCCTCGTTGCCGGGGTGGACGAGGCTGGCCGTGGTCCGCTGGCCGGGCCGGTGGTGGCTGCGGCCGTCATTCTGGACGAGCAGAAGCCGATCAAGGGGCTGGCGGATTCCAAGCAGCTGACGGCAGCGCGGCGCGAAAAGCTTTATGACGCCATCCTGGCCAATGCCTTGTGCTGCAGCATCGGACAGGCCAGCGTAGAGGAAATCGACCAGCTCAACATCCTGCAGGCCACCATGCTGGCCATGCGCCGCGCCGTGGAAGGCCTGCGCCTGCTGCCGCACAAGGTGCTGGTGGATGGCAACCGGATTCCGGAGCTGAGGGTGCGGGCCGAGGCCATTGTGCAGGGCGATGCCACGGTGGCAGCCATTTCGGCGGCGTCGATCGTGGCCAAGGTCACGCGGGACCGCTGGTGCTGCGAGATCGAGCAGCTGTATCCCGGCTATGGGTTCGAGCGTCACAAGGGCTATGGCACCGCCGAGCACCTGCAGGCGCTGCGCACGCTGGGCGCCACACCCTACCACCGACGCAGCTTTGCGCCGGTGGCAATGGTGGTGCGAGAGGGCGTGGTGCTGGTTGCCGAGCAAGAGGTGCGTGCATGA